The Lates calcarifer isolate ASB-BC8 unplaced genomic scaffold, TLL_Latcal_v3 _unitig_5322_quiver_762, whole genome shotgun sequence genome window below encodes:
- the yipf3 gene encoding protein YIPF3, which yields MSAGSGSRNTNTEPWGSFDDNLIQGGGSAVIDMENMDDTSGSSFEDMGEMHQRMKEEEEVAAEAAATEDDSAEDGEFLGMKGLKGQLGRQVADEVWQAGKRQASRAFNLYANIDILRPYFDVEPVQVRNRLIESMIPVRMINFPQKIAGELYGPLMLVFTLVAILLHGMKTSGTVIREGTLMGTAIGTCFGYWLGVSSFIYFLAYLVNAQITMLQMLSLLGYGLFGHCAVLLITYNIHFHFLFYVLWLLVGGLSTLRMVAALLSRTVGQTPRLLLCGTLSLLHMLFLLYLHFAYHKIVEGLLDSLEGPNLAPMQRVARDVPELNTTLRILGALPRAQ from the exons GGCGGCGGCTCGGCCGTCATCGACATGGAGAACATGGACGACACGTCGGGCTCCAGCTTCGAGGACATGGGCGAGATGCACcagaggatgaaggaggaggaggaggtggcggcAGAGGCGGCGGCCACCGAGGACGACTCGGCTGAGGATGGAGAGTTCCTGGGCATGAAGGGGTTAAAGGGTCAGCTGGGCCGACAGGTGGCTGACGAG GTGTGGCAGGCCGGGAAGCGTCAGGCCTCCAGAGCCTTTAATCTGTATGCCAACATCGATATCCTGAGGCCCTACTTCGACGTGGAGCCGGTCCAGGTCCGCAACAG ACTGATCGAGTCCATGATCCCGGTCCGCATGATCAACTTCCcccag AAGATCGCAGGTGAGCTGTATGGTCCTCTGATGCTCGTCTTCACTCTGGTCGCCATCCTGCTGCATGGGATGAAGACATCAGGGACCGTCATt AGGGAGGGGACTCTGATGGGCACCGCCATAGGAACATGTTTCGGTTACTGGCTCGGTGTTTCCTCCTTCATCTACTTCCTGGCGTACCTGGTCAACGCTCAGATCACCATGCTGCAGATGCTGTCCCTGCTG GGTTACGGTTTGTTCGGTCACTGTGCCGTCCTCCTCATCACATACAACATCCACTTCCACTTCCTGTTCTATGTCCTCTGGCTGCTGGTGGGAGGACTGTCCACTCTGCGCATG GTGGCGGCACTGCTGTCCCGGACGGTGGGTCAGActcctcgtctcctcctctgtgggactctgtctctgctgcacaTGCTCTTCCTGCTCTACCTGCACTTCGCCTATCACAAGATCGTAGAGG GTCTCCTGGACTCTCTGGAAGGACCAAACCTGGCTCCAATGCAGCGGGTGGCCAGAGATGTACCTGAGCTCAACACCACACTGAGGATCCTGGGGGCCCTGCCGAGGGCCCAGTGA
- the dnph1 gene encoding 2'-deoxynucleoside 5'-phosphate N-hydrolase 1 yields MRIYFCGSIRGGRDDVTLYRRIVQKLQSYGTVLTEHVSSTDLTDRGEDASAAGDKFIHDRDVEWLQQSDVVVAEVTQPSLGVGYELGRVVVMKKKTLCLFRPSSGRTLSAMIRGADNGEQFVVRDYSEDEVENILEEFFSTLKRT; encoded by the exons ATGAGGATTTATTTCTGCGGGAGTATCCGCGGCGGGAGAGATGACGTCACGCTTTACCGGAGGATCGTGCAGAAGCTGCAGAGCTACGGAACCGTGCTGACCGAGCACGTGAGCAGCACCGACCTCACCGACAGAG GTGAGGACGCCTCAGCAGCAGGAGACAAGTTCATTCATGACAGAGATGTAGAGTGGCTCCAACAGTCTGATG TGGTGGTGGCTGAGGTCACACAGCCATCTCTGGGCGTTGGTTACGAACTTGGCCGAGTTGTCgtcatgaagaaaaaaaccttGTGTCTGTTCAGACCGTCGTCAGGACGCA CTCTGTCGGCCATGATTCGAGGAGCTGACAATGGTGAGCAGTTTGTGGTGAGAGATTACAGCGAGGATGAGGTGGAGAACATCCTAGAAGAGTTCTTCAGTACACTGAAGAGAACCTGA